In Leishmania major strain Friedlin complete genome, chromosome 26, a genomic segment contains:
- a CDS encoding trifunctional enzyme alpha subunit, mitochondrial precursor-like protein, whose translation MNRAESSANALGEEFVKNMNTALDIVESLVAKGEAQFAILASAKSTFCVGADIDQMYTVTDPAVAVQVPTVGHKLFNRIEQEKFPIVAAINGLALGGGFEMSLACHQRLMASTAKVGFPECLLGLLPGGGGTVRTQRLCGLTKTVQWIMTSKQIKPQEAKSAGACDVIIPADDRWNGEHRFYEGVRKWAGQYLSNKPARLSKRKNISLMDQVLENTTFGRRKVADETIKMLNKKTRGKYIAQYKALECIMYSATHSNQQGFDKECRGFAELLCSPEAKNQMSLYFLQEGMKKSADKTGVPKDKVMPVNRVGVIGAGVMGSGIVHYFAKNNIPVAVKDLTEESVKQGITNVRAEFERAVRRKRMVTAELDGKMALVTGGTTNEVFRDADVIVEAAVEVMDIKKKVIQQLEKDGILHSKSLFATNTSSLSLTEMQTVAKCPHNIVGMHFFNPVSKMPLVEVIKGKSTSTEAAAAIFNLALKTGKIPIIVNDGPGFLVNRILGVYMAEAGRLAVDERCHPACVDEAILAFGMPMGPFRLLDEVGLDVACHVGPVLANGLKSDRFSVSATISQMVADGYLGRKNRKGFYTYAAEGKEAGLNSAVLQKYLGEELSASISETEIVDRCVLLMVNEATRILDEGIAMSPEDVDTGMVWGTGFPPFRGGLLQYADHRGIANVVAALEQLQRKTKRDYFAPTETLKKMAIEGKRFFPTRPYVPYQERHGYPKVTY comes from the coding sequence ATGAACCGCGCCGAGTCGAGCGCCAACGCGTTGGGCGAGGAGTTTGTGAAGAACATGAATACAGCACTGGACATTGTGGAGTCTCTCGTCGCGAAGGGTGAAGCCCAATTCGCCATCCTGGCGAGCGCCAAGTCGACGTTCTGCGTCGGTGCTGACATTGACCAGATGTACACCGTGACGGAcccagcggtggcggtgcaggtgcCGACCGTGGGGCACAAGCTCTTCAATCGCATTGAGCAAGAGAAGTTCCCCATAGTTGCTGCTATCAACGGCCTcgccctcggcggcggctttgAGATGTCGCTTGCGTGCCATCAGCGGCTAATGGCCTCTACTGCAAAGGTGGGCTTTCCAGAGTGTCTGCTTGGTCTTCTGccgggcggcggtggcacggTGCGGACGCAGCGTTTGTGCGGGCTTACCAAGACGGTGCAGTGGATCATGACCTCGAAGCAGATCAAGCCTCAGGAAGCCAAGTCGGCCGGCGCGTGTGACGTTATCATCCCCGCCGACGACCGGTGGAATGGCGAGCACCGCTTCTACGAGGGTGTGCGCAAGTGGGCTGGGCAGTACCTGTCCAACAAGCCCGCTCGCTTGTCGAAGCGGAAGAACATTTCGCTGATGGATCAAGTGCTCGAGAACACAACCTTCGGCCGCCGCAAGGTCGCCGACGAGACCATCAAGATGCTGAACAAGAAGACAAGGGGCAAGTACATTGCGCAGTACAAGGCGCTGGAGTGCATCATGTACTCCGCCACGCACAGCAACCAGCAGGGCTTTGACAAGGAGTGCCGCGGCTTCGCTGAGCTGCTGTGCAGCCCAGAGGCGAAGAACCAGATGTCCCTGTACTTTCTGCAAGAGGGCATGAAGAAGAGCGCGGACAAGACGGGCGTGCCCAAGGACAAGGTGATGCCGGTGAACCGCGTTGGTGTGATCGGTGCCGGTGTCATGGGCTCCGGCATTGTGCACTACTTCGCCAAGAACAACATCccggtggcggtgaaggACTTGACAGAGGAGTCCGTGAAGCAGGGCATCACCAACGTCCGTGCCGAGTTTGAGCGGGCCGTGCGCCGCAAGCGCATGGTAACGGCAGAGCTGGATGGGAAGATGGCCCTTGTGaccggcggcaccaccaaCGAGGTGTTTCGCGACGCGGACGTTATTGTCGAGGCTGCCGTGGAGGTGATGGACATCAAGAAGAAGGTAATTCAGCAGCTGGAAAAGGACGGCATCCTCCACTCCAAGAGTCTCTTCGCCACGAATACGTCCTCGCTGAGCTTGACCGAGATGCAGACGGTGGCCAAGTGTCCGCACAACATCGTTGGCATGCACTTCTTCAACCCTGTATCGAAGATGCCGCTGGTGGAGGTCATCAAGGGCAAGAGTACTTCGAccgaggccgcggccgccatcTTCAACCTCGCCCTCAAGACGGGCAAGATTCCAATCATCGTGAACGATGGCCCGGGATTTCTGGTGAACCGCATCCTCGGTGTATACATGGCAGAGGCCGGGCGGCTGGCGGTGGATGAGCGGTGCCACCCAGCGTGTGTAGATGAGGCTATTCTGGCCTTTGGCATGCCGATGGGGCCCTTCCGCCTCTTGGATGAGGTTGGCCTCGACGTCGCCTGTCACGTGGGGCCGGTACTGGCCAACGGCCTGAAGAGCGACCGCTTCAGCGTCAGCGCGACCATCTCCCAGATGGTCGCTGACGGCTACCTCGGCCGCAAGAACAGGAAGGGCTTCTACACCTACGCGGCGGAAGGGAAGGAAGCGGGGCTGAACAGCGCGGTCCTGCAAAAGTATCTCGGCGAGGAGCTGagcgcctccatctccgAGACGGAGATCGTGGACCGCTGCGTCTTGCTCATGGTGAACGAAGCAACCCGCATCCTCGACGAGGGGATCGCGATGTCGCCCGAGGATGTTGACACGGGGATGGTGTGGGGCACCGGCTTTCCACCGTTCCGTGGCGGGTTGCTGCAGTACGCCGACCACCGCGGCATCGCCAACGTTGttgcggcgctggagcaACTGCAGCggaagacgaagagagacTACTTTGCCCCGACTGAGACACTGAAAAAGATGGCCATCGAGGGCAAGCGCTTCTTCCCGACTCGTCCGTACGTGCCGTACCAGGAGCGCCACGGATACCCCAAGGTGACGTACTAG
- a CDS encoding putative thimet oligopeptidase: MAATSIFANISTVEKCAALFPKTVAACEDLVKAAKHRAEQSLGKIYGISAADRTFENTAKSIDMASIELEVSASLLSVIASVSPSKEVRDEATKRVVELETFSIDNFESNRQLYSALKEVCAAPAYEAVYASGKAPREYTYWMEEQLADYRRRGMELPEEEFQKVVKLQKELASLCTVFQQNISEDKTEVHFTVDELKGVPESVLSALQRTEAGECTLKMDYPTYFAVMKNCEVASTRQAMAQAFTNRAYPVNDKVLKDIIEKRHQLAVILGYPSFAHLYISDKMAKTPEMAQTFVESLIPKLQKKWTAEVELLKKHLHPSCSLSPAGDIEAYDIPFMINQIKKTLLNVSETAIQEYFPMDATVKALFDIYQSFFDVTFLQVDNGSELWHSDAKTLEVNDNKSGCVLGYIILDLFPREGKYSHACCHSVVPPVLLKEGGNDFSPALAVVISNFPAATADRPALFLHDDVETFFHEFGHAIHSLMGRTRMATFAGTRVKRDFVELPSQMLEEWLWEPEILQKITSHYKTKEQLPRTLIDAKVASKNAFSGRDTLRQLQFATYSLQIFGLPFSTQPRDNLDTTQLFYDLEPRVMPGVNYEHNTHFESAFGHLTGYGAGYYGYMWSKVFALDLFEYIRSHNGLLDPKMGRRYVDCIIGVGGSQDPNDMLVKFLGREPNNEAFLRNIGV; this comes from the coding sequence ATGGCCGCTACTTCGATCTTTGCGAATATTTCCACGGTCGAAAAATGTGCCGCACTGTTTCCCAAGACGGTTGCTGCATGTGAGGACCTGGTCAAGGCAGCGAAGCATCGCGCAGAGCAGTCGCTGGGCAAGATCTACGGCATCTCTGCTGCCGACCGCACCTTTGAAAACACTGCCAAGTCCATTGATATGGCGTCGATCGAGCTGGAGGTGTCGGCCAGTCTGCTGTCCGTCATCGCAAGCGTGTCTCCGAGCAAGGAAGTGCGTGACGAGGCAACCAAGCGTGTTGTAGAGCTCGAGACTTTTTCTATTGACAATTTCGAATCGAACCGCCAGCTGTACTCTGCGCTGAAGGAGGTGTGTGCCGCGCCGGCGTATGAGGCCGTGTACGCGAGCGGGAAGGCACCGCGTGAGTATACGTACTGGATGGAGGAGCAGCTTGCTGATTACCGCCGCAGAGGTATGGAGCTGCCAGAGGAAGAGTTCCAGAAGGTCGTCAAGCTGCAAAAGGAGCTTGCGTCGCTGTGCACGGTGTTTCAGCAGAACATCAGCGAAGACAAGACGGAGGTGCATTTTACGGTGGATGAGCTGAAGGGCGTGCCAGAGAGCGTGCTGTCGGCACTGCAGCGCACGGAGGCCGGCGAGTGCACGCTGAAGATGGACTACCCGACCTACTTCGCCGTGATGAAGAACTGCGAGGTGGCGTCAACGCGTCAGGCGATGGCGCAAGCCTTCACAAACCGCGCGTACCCCGTGAACGACAAAGTGCTGAAGGACATTATCGAAAAGCGCCACCAGCTGGCAGTCATCCTCGGCTACCCGTCCTTCGCGCATCTGTACATCTCAGACAAGATGGCGAAGACGCCGGAGATGGCGCAGACGTTTGTGGAAAGCCTGATCCCGAAGCTGCAGAAGAAGTGGACGGCtgaggtggagctgctcaAGAAGCACCTGCACCCCAGCTGCTCGCTGTCGCCTGCAGGGGATATAGAGGCTTACGATATCCCTTTCATGATCAACCAGATCAAGAAGACGCTGCTGAATGTGAGCGAGACAGCGATCCAGGAGTACTTCCCCATGGACGCGACAGTGAAAGCGCTCTTCGACATCTACCAGTCCTTCTTTGACGTGACGTTCCTGCAGGTGGACAACGGGTCGGAGCTGTGGCACAGCGACGCAAAGACGCTGGAGGTCAATGACAACAAAAGCGGCTGCGTGCTGGGCTATATCATCCTTGATCTATTCCCTCGTGAAGGCAAGTACTCGCACGCGTGCTGCCACTCTGTGGTGCCACCCGTGCTTCTCAAGGAAGGCGGAAACGACTTCTCCCCGGCGCTGGCCGTTGTCATTTCGAATTTCCCAGCAGCCACGGCTGACCGGCCGGCGCTGTTCCTGCACGACGATGTCGAAACCTTCTTTCACGAGTTTGGCCACGCTATTCACTCTCTGATGGGGAGGACGCGTATGGCGACCTTTGCAGGCACGCGTGTGAAGCGTGACTTCGTGGAGCTGCCGTCCCAGATGCTTGAGGAGTGGCTGTGGGAACCGGAGATTCTGCAGAAGATCACGAGTCATTACAAGACGAAGGAGCAGCTGCCACGTACGTTGATCGACGCCAAGGTGGCATCGAAGAACGCGTTCAGTGGACGCGacacgctgcgccagctgcagtTTGCGACGTATTCGCTTCAGATTTTCGGACTGCCATTctcgacgcagccgcgcgaCAACCTCGACACTACGCAGCTCTTCTACGATTTGGAGCCGCGCGTGATGCCCGGTGTGAACTACGAGCATAACACACACTTTGAGAGCGCGTTCGGACACTTGACGGGCTACGGTGCCGGCTACTACGGGTACATGTGGTCCAAGGTGTTTGCCTTGGACCTGTTCGAGTACATCCGCTCGCACAACGGTCTCCTCGACCCAAAGATGGGCCGCCGCTACGTGGACTGCATCATCGGTGTCGGTGGCAGCCAGGACCCGAACGACATGCTTGTCAAGTTCCTCGGGCGCGAGCCGAACAATGAGGCATTTCTGCGCAACATTGGTGTGTAG
- a CDS encoding proline oxidase, mitochondrial precursor-like protein — protein sequence MRRLLPLRPAAVAFAGSARHSSLTMQDKQPKLPNFNDDTTYRQRSAWYLIKALVVLRLCSVNYLAMNSVPLMKRVEKILGSKLTYSILVKKSFYNYFCAGENDQELRDTVRKLSRNNIGAVLDYAAEADTEGFAPEPGVASGPDISMSSLVMKPNVQYPMDEGFFNENMKLYMMSIMHASLYSPRNVAGVTAVKVTGMCDPQLLARVSALLMSVHQSWCKHFTNEESLKLEECRVVMGVNRKHQLFITYDQLRAGFEKYNPSNKLSDAQFKEITEALDPRKTGKVNYFEYKEMLTNALIAVEPTPVQQALIEGLPQMSAKEKVLWKNVNNRLLLIASMAKELNVRMLVDAEQTFYQLAIDAIVATLQKTYNTELPVVYNTYQCYLTYAEDRIDNDLVRARHMNFHWGGKIVRGAYIVQERATAAQYGYTSPIWSTYEETNKCYNAAAKRIFDTFEAQPAKKHEVFFGTHNKKSLEIITASVLERPSIQSRVSFGQLFGMRDNLTVPLARAGFQVYKYVPYGPVKETIHYLGRRAVENSSILTTGDNETVMMIKELKRRCGF from the coding sequence ATGCGTCGTCTCCTCCCCCTGCGACCGGCAGCTGTGGCCTTTGCCGGCTCTGCTCGTCACTCCTCCTTGACAATGCAGGACAAGCAGCCGAAGCTGCCGAACTTCAACGACGACACAACCTACCGCCAGCGCTCGGCATGGTACTTGATAAAGGCGTTGGTGGTGCTCCGCCTGTGCAGTGTGAACTATTTGGCAATGAACTCGGTGCCGCTGATGAAGAGAGTGGAAAAGATCCTTGGCAGCAAGCTTACCTACAGCATCCTCGTCAAGAAGTCCTTCTACAACTACTTCTGCGCGGGCGAAAACGAccaggagctgcgcgacacgGTGCGAAAGCTTTCACGCAACAACATCGGCGCTGTACTCGACTACGCGGCGGAGGCCGACACGGAGGGCTTCGCACCGGAGCCGGGTGTGGCGTCCGGCCCCGATATTTCGATGTCTAGTCTCGTTATGAAGCCCAATGTTCAGTACCCAATGGACGAGGGGTTCTTTAACGAGAACATGAAGCTCTACATGATGAGCATCATGCACGCCTCGCTGTACAGCCCGCGAAACGTCGCCGGTGTAACCGCTGTTAAGGTAACGGGCATGTGCGACCCTCAGCTGCTTGCACGCGTATCGGCGCTGCTCATGTCCGTCCACCAGAGCTGGTGCAAGCACTTCACGAACGAGGAGTCGCTGAAGCTGGAAGAGTGCCGCGTCGTCATGGGCGTGAACCGCAAGCACCAGCTGTTCATCACCTACGATCAGCTACGCGCCGGTTTCGAGAAGTACAACCCCTCTAACAAGCTGTCGGATGCCCAGTTCAAGGAGATTACGGAGGCCCTGGACCCCCGCAAGACGGGCAAGGTGAACTACTTTGAGTACAAGGAGATGCTGACGAACGCCCTCATCGCCGTGGAGccgacgccggtgcagcaggcgctgatTGAGGGACTGCCGCAGATGAGTGCAAAGGAGAAGGTGCTGTGGAAAAACGTCAACAACCGACTCTTGTTGATCGCCTCCATGGCAAAGGAGCTCAATGTGCGCATGCTTGTCGACGCGGAGCAGACCTTTTATCAGCTGGCCATCGACGCGATCGTGGCGACCCTACAGAAGACCTACAACACGGAGCTGCCGGTGGTGTACAACACTTACCAGTGCTACCTGACATACGCAGAGGACCGCATTGACAACGACCTCGTTCGCGCTCGCCACATGAACttccactggggcggcaaGATCGTGCGCGGCGCCTATATAGTGCAAGagcgcgcgacggcggctcaGTACGGCTACACCAGCCCCATCTGGTCTACCTACGAGGAGACGAACAAGTGCTATAATGCCGCCGCGAAGCGCATCTTCGACACCTTCGAGGCGCAGCCAGCGAAAAAGCACGAGGTCTTCTTTGGCACTCACAACAAGAAGTCTCTAGAGATTATCACGGCCAGCGTCTTGGAACGACCGAGCATCCAGTCTCGCGTGTCCTTTGGGCAGCTGTTTGGGATGCGCGACAACCTGACGGTGCCCCTTGCCCGAGCCGGCTTTCAGGTCTACAAGTACGTGCCGTACGGCCCCGTGAAGGAGACGATCCACTacctcggccgccgcgccgtggaGAATTCGTCGATCTTGACAACCGGTGACAACGAGACGGTGATGATGATCAAGGAGCtgaagcgccgctgcggtttTTAA